A genomic window from Anthonomus grandis grandis chromosome 2, icAntGran1.3, whole genome shotgun sequence includes:
- the LOC126733492 gene encoding heterogeneous nuclear ribonucleoprotein A1, A2/B1 homolog isoform X1 — protein MSLLRNLIVLFLVLFLQNTLFTTGTFTTSQRPSQGLRREVKRSWGPGGGPWGPPGGGPGGPWGPGGPGGPGGGGPWGQQQGGDGQSGGGNSWGQGGGGSSGGGNSWGQQGGGGGGGQWGGPMNSTTTTTVASVTPNMTQAGGGFGGPPPPPFIGGSNTG, from the exons ATGTCTCTCCTAAGGAACCTAATTGTACTATTTCTAGTACTATTTCTA cagAACACCCTCTTTACCACTGGAACATTTACAACATCCCAGCGTCCATCACAAg GCCTAAGACGAGAAGTGAAACGTTCTTGGGGTCCGGGCGGAGGCCCTTGGGGTCCTCCCGGAGGAGGTCCAGGAGGACCCTGGGGCCCGGGAGGTCCCGGAGGTCCTGGTGGTGGAGGCCCATGGGGACAGCAACAGGGAGGTGACGGACAGTCGGGCGGTGGAAATTCCTGGGGACAAGGAGGTGGAGGATCTTCGGGAGGCGGTAACTCGTGGGGGCAACAAGggggaggaggaggaggaggacaGTGGGGTGGTCCCATGAACAGTACGACCACCACTACCGTCGCCTCGGTTACTCCCAATATGACCCAGGCGGGAGGAGGTTTTGGGGGTCCACCACCACCGCCGTTTATTGGAGGGTCAAACACTGGATAA
- the LOC126733492 gene encoding heterogeneous nuclear ribonucleoprotein A1, A2/B1 homolog isoform X2 gives MSLLRNLIVLFLVLFLNTLFTTGTFTTSQRPSQGLRREVKRSWGPGGGPWGPPGGGPGGPWGPGGPGGPGGGGPWGQQQGGDGQSGGGNSWGQGGGGSSGGGNSWGQQGGGGGGGQWGGPMNSTTTTTVASVTPNMTQAGGGFGGPPPPPFIGGSNTG, from the exons ATGTCTCTCCTAAGGAACCTAATTGTACTATTTCTAGTACTATTTCTA AACACCCTCTTTACCACTGGAACATTTACAACATCCCAGCGTCCATCACAAg GCCTAAGACGAGAAGTGAAACGTTCTTGGGGTCCGGGCGGAGGCCCTTGGGGTCCTCCCGGAGGAGGTCCAGGAGGACCCTGGGGCCCGGGAGGTCCCGGAGGTCCTGGTGGTGGAGGCCCATGGGGACAGCAACAGGGAGGTGACGGACAGTCGGGCGGTGGAAATTCCTGGGGACAAGGAGGTGGAGGATCTTCGGGAGGCGGTAACTCGTGGGGGCAACAAGggggaggaggaggaggaggacaGTGGGGTGGTCCCATGAACAGTACGACCACCACTACCGTCGCCTCGGTTACTCCCAATATGACCCAGGCGGGAGGAGGTTTTGGGGGTCCACCACCACCGCCGTTTATTGGAGGGTCAAACACTGGATAA
- the LOC126750432 gene encoding uncharacterized protein LOC126750432, whose protein sequence is MAIKVLVVVSVFLVLCHAQFGQYPPALFSGESPFSYPFQHAGLSQFRPGPYQLRSPPPPPPPHHFNPFDNVYNEEGEKLTCRMVCSASANDTDEVEELKPEKKESAENNIEKRDG, encoded by the exons ATGGCTATCAAAGTGCTTGTGGTCGTTTCAGTGTTTTTG gtgCTTTGCCACGCACAGTTTGGTCAATACCCCCCCGCCCTATTCAGCGGCGAATCCCCTTTCTCTTACCCATTCCAGCATGCTGGATTAAGTCAATTTCGTCCGGGTCCATACCAGTTGAGATCTCCACCCCCACCACCACCGCCACACCATTTCAACCCCTTCGATAACGTTTATAACGAGGAGGGTGAAAAGTTGACCTGCAGGATGGTCTGCAGTGCTTCCGCCAACGATACTGACGAAGTAGAAGAGCTGAAACCCGAAAAGAAGGAGAGCGCCGAGAATAATATCGAGAAGAGAGATGGATAA
- the LOC126750367 gene encoding uncharacterized protein LOC126750367, producing the protein MKSLLVVFVLVAVLVSHKVAIAQIPGMPGGGGMGQMGGMGGMGAQGGFGIGFNAGASAGAGGGAGGGAGAGGGASRRK; encoded by the exons atgaaaagtttGCTTGTTGTCTTTGTTTTGGTTGCAGTTCTG GTGAGCCACAAGGTCGCCATCGCTCAAATTCCGGGAATGCCAGGTGGAGGCGGCATGGGACAAATGGGCGGCATGGGAGGCATGGGAGCTCAAGGAGGTTTCGGAATCGGATTTAATGCGGGAGCGAGTGCCGGGGCGGGAGGCGGCGCCGGCGGCGGTGCAGGAGCCGGGGGCGGTGCAAGTCGAAGAAAATGA
- the LOC126748127 gene encoding ADP-ribosylation factor-like protein 6-interacting protein 1 has translation MADTLADPNIMDNGYLDPILHSKDLPNPSQIFNPIGSIFSSGSGEYKANLPTPMESQIRKLKLSLEPYRELMLHANKVVLWEKQWHSTGILAATSVVFTIIWLQNPNMLSMVAFMGLLITIADCFMPTVLSSIYTVEMWSGEKQKEYEEICTSIILYKTKAELLMSSYWRMRVTNPKLYFGLTISMLVLLTFVGGTIDNLLLTYAVVTFGIMLPGMIHHGMLNKFTEACSKLFNSLVENAKAKVGPKKLQ, from the coding sequence ATGGCCGATACCCTTGCCGACCCTAACATTATGGATAACGGCTACTTGGACCCGATTTTGCATTCCAAAGATCTTCCAAATCCATCCCAAATATTCAACCCCATAGGGTCGATATTTTCCTCTGGATCTGGCGAATATAAAGCGAACCTACCTACACCGATGGAATCCCAGATAAGAAAACTGAAACTTTCCTTGGAACCTTATAGGGAACTGATGCTACATGCCAACAAAGTAGTTTTATGGGAGAAACAGTGGCACTCCACTGGCATTTTGGCAGCTACAAGTGTCGTCTTCACAATTATATGGCTGCAAAATCCAAATATGCTCTCCATGGTAGCTTTTATGGGTCTGCTGATAACCATTGCTGACTGTTTCATGCCCACAGTATTATCTTCTATTTACACTGTCGAGATGTGGAGCGGTGAGAAACAGAAAGAATATGAAGAGATATGCACTAGCATTATCCTCTATAAAACCAAGGCAGAACTCTTGATGTCCTCTTATTGGAGAATGAGGGTCACCAATCCAAAACTCTACTTTGGTTTGACCATTTCAATGTTGGTTTTATTAACTTTCGTTGGAGGTACCATCGATAATCTTTTGTTGACTTATGCAGTGGTAACATTTGGCATAATGCTTCCCGGAATGATACACCATGGAATGCTTAACAAGTTCACAGAAGcctgttcaaaattgtttaatagCTTAGTGGAAAATGCCAAAGCGAAGGTGGGCCCCAAGAAATTGCAatag
- the LOC126748139 gene encoding uncharacterized protein LOC126748139, with protein sequence MRCFIVFSVLIFAIVWASTYGAPQSSGGSGQGQLGGQGSFGFGLSGSASGSASASGFGRSSKSNSDSSSGSSLVKRDLANHAPIAHHLHTASCFGGRGGGGGGGPPPPPPTNSTSSSG encoded by the exons ATGAGGTGTTTTATCGTTTTTAGCGTCCTGATATTCGCTATAGTTTGG GCTTCAACCTATGGGGCACCCCAAAGTTCAGGAGGTTCAGGCCAGGGCCAACTCGGGGGCCAGGGAAGTTTTGGATTTGGTCTAAGCGGGAGTG CTTCTGGATCGGCCAGCGCCTCAGGCTTCGGAAGATCGTCAAAATCAAACTCCGACTCTAGCAGCGGCAGTAGCTTAGTCAAAAGAGACTTAGCGAACCACGCCCCTATTGCCCACCACCTCCACACTGCCTCCTGCTTCGGAGGTCGAGGAGGCGGTGGCGGCGGCGGACCTCCTCCACCACCAC caACCAATAGCACCTCTTCATCCGGCTAA